GGGTAAATATCCTGATAATTATTCACCGTTGACTGGTCGAGGATGACGTTGGCCTGATCTTTGAAATCATCCCGAAGTTTTTTCAGGATGATTTTGGCTGCCCGTTCCGTCAGTGGTTTTTTGATGGTCTTTCGCATTTCGACAAATCCGAGCCATACATCCCGATCGACGTTTGGGTATTGGGATAGATCCATACTGCTGGCATCAAATATTTTTGGTTTAGGCGAAGGTTTTTCAGGCGGAGGGACATAAGAATTATTTGCAGTAATCTCTGTAGTATTCTCTGTAGTAATCTTTGTATAAACGGATGAAGGATTTCTATCACCGCGGATGCAGGATTTCTTCTCCCCCGAATATAAGTTTTGTTCTTCCCCGAATGCAGGATTTCGCGTTCGGGGATTTACGATCTGTTGTTCGCCATTTTCTTCTGAATAAATACAGTTTTCGAACCATTGATCGAAGGCTTCAACGTCAAGTTTGAAATACAGTTTATGTTCTAGACGTTTTTCTGTTTCGAACAGAATGCCGAGATCTTTAAGTAATTTACGTGCTGTTTTCTGCTGGCTATAGGTCATGCCTGTTTCTTTCAGCCATTCTTCAGAGGTTTTATATACCCCAAGTTCATGGTCTGTTTTATCGTGCCAGTACACGAGCTGGCTTAAAAAGATGCCTGCTAGTGGGCTGCCAAGATATAGGCCAAGCTGCGGAAAGTAGGCAATCGCCCTTCCTAGACCCTTTAAGGTTGAGTAATGGCTCATGTCATCTCCTTTTGAGCATACAAAGCTCTACTTAGAAATTTAGAAACGTCATTGCTAATCACACGGCAGTTTTTAGAAATATGGTTTTCGATATGGCGATCTGCGCCCATATCCAAAATGATTTGCGTCGAATCATCGGAATTGTGTTTATCTTTGCCAGACGGTTTTGCTAGATTGTGTTCGTTCATATTTTTGTCTCGCTTAGCAAGTATGAATAAAAGGTCATAAAACCGCTTCCGCTGCTAATAACAGGAAGCGGTTTCTTATTGGCTCTGAATGCAGGCTTTAATTTGTTGCTCAAGCGTGGCAAGCAGTACATGCATGTCGTGTATGACCTTGGCCATGTCTATTGCCTCGCCTTTTGTTATTCGTCCATCCGCAAGCATTTCTCTAAATTGCTTACTTACGTTGCCTTTCTTGATGCCGATATTTAGAAAGGTATCCATCAGGCAACTGTCTCTTTTGCTTTCAGGTATATCTGGTAAGTCGATGGCTGCTTTGCCATGTTCTGCACAGATCGCCTGTAATATTCGAAAATCTCCTGTTATGCCCATCAGCTTTGTAGCTTCGAGCAAAGTCAGGTGATGTGTTTCCGTATTTGGGTTGACCTTGCTGTTGAGTACCGCAGGGCTTTTGATGCCCATGCGTGATGCAAGCGCATTTGCCCCGCCTTTAAAGTCGTGAACCGTGTGGTAAGCCGCATCTAATATGTTCATTGCGAGTCCTTTTGAACGTGTTTATTAGATAGCTACTTCATTACCATTTTGATTAGGTAATGTTTGAACTGGATACAACCCAAAATGTTGTAAGACTTCCTGTTCCGAAACTTGTCCATTGCTGGCTGTAACTAATGCAGTGCGGAGTTTCCTACGTGGTTCTTTATATCCATATAAAAGATGTGTCTTTAGATAACCACTTGTTGTGCCAGCAGCTTTTGCATACTTTTCCAATTGCTCAGGAGTCATTTTTAAAATGAAGTCTCTAAATCGCATAGATTGATCCTCTCTAACCAATCCAAATATTACCTTTATGGTAATGTAAATACAACCTTTTTTCTTGTTTACCTTTAAGGTGATAAAAGTAAAATTACACCTACATGGTATTTTTTCTTTAAAAACTACCTATTAGGTATTTTTCCGTAGCAAATATAGCTAAATGTTGAGTTAATTTATGGACAGCAAAACGATTAGATATAACAACACCCGAATCTTGGTTGACCAAGTTGGCGGTGTGTCTAACTTTGCTAATAAGATTAATAAAGGTCAATCTCAAACTAGTCAGTTCGCAGGTACGACACCAATTAAAGGCATTGGTAACAAAGTAGCTCGTGAAATTGAAGATGCTTTTGGAAAGCCGCATGGATGGTTGGATGTTTCACATCAAGAGGATAGCAATTTTCCTTCTAATAATTTAAACGCACATACTTCAGTTGTAAGTAATAAAGAATTGGAAGCTTTGTTTAAGTCTCTAATTGATCTCGATTCTCAGGGAAAACTTTCAAGAGATTTAATAAAAGCGCTTAAAACAATAATAAGCTCATTAAATTAAAATCATCAAAAACCTTGAACCTAAAAACGATTAAATATTATAATAAAGAAATAAGTATCAATTTATAAGCAAATGATTAGCATCCAATACTATTTTTTGAAATTGCAAATCAATCTCAAAAATACAACTCATAAATTCAGTATGGAATAAAATCATTGTGATTATGAAG
This genomic stretch from Acinetobacter sp. C32I harbors:
- a CDS encoding phage regulatory CII family protein, translating into MNILDAAYHTVHDFKGGANALASRMGIKSPAVLNSKVNPNTETHHLTLLEATKLMGITGDFRILQAICAEHGKAAIDLPDIPESKRDSCLMDTFLNIGIKKGNVSKQFREMLADGRITKGEAIDMAKVIHDMHVLLATLEQQIKACIQSQ